The DNA window ACGACCTTCGCTGCCAAGCTCGGCGAGCCGGTCGATCCGAACCGCGAGATCATGGCGCTCGGCGCCGCCAACCTGGCCGCGGGCGCGTTCCAGGGCTTCCCGATGAGCGCGAGCTCGTCGCGCACCGCCGTCGCGAGCTCGATCGGTGCGAAGACCCAGCTCACGGGCGTCATCGGGGCGATCGGCATCGTCGGGCTCCTCGTCCTGGCACACGATCTGCTCGCCGACCTGCCGTCCGCGACGCTTGCGGCCATCGTGGTCGTCGCGTCGTTCGGGCTGTTCGACCTTGCCGAGATGCGGTGGCTGTGGGACGTGCGCCGTTCCGAGTTCGTCCTGTCGCTCGCCGCGCTGCTGGGCGTCACCCTCGTCGGTGTCATCGAAGGGCTCGGCATCGCCATCGCGTTGTCGCTCGGTGACTTCGTACGTCGCGCCTGGCGTCCCCACGACGCGGTGCTCGGACGAATCGATGGACGCCGTGGCTACCACGACGTCGAACGGCATCCCGAGGCGGCCCAGATCCCCGGCCTGATCATCTTCCGGTTCGACGCGCCGATCTTCTTCGCGAACGCAGGGCACTTCGAGCGCCAGCTCGCCCGGGTGATGCGATCGGCCGATGGCCCTCTGCGCTGGGTCGTCCTCGCCGCCGAGCCGGTGACGGACATCGATACGACCGCCGCGGAGATGCTCGGCGACATCCTCGACGAGTTCGACCGCCGTGGCATCAGGCTCGTGTTCGCCGAGCTGAAGGGCCCGGTGAAGGACAGGTTGCGTACGTACGGGCTCTACGAGCGGATCGGCGACGAGCACTTCTATCCCACGCTCGGTCGTGCCACCTCCGGATACCTCGCCGCGACCGGGGTCCACTGGGTCGACTGGACCAACCGCTGAGGTGCCTCACCTCCGGTGTCGCGCTCCGGGATCGTGCACTAGGGCGAACGTGGCCTTCGCCCGTACCGAGAACGCCGCAGGTTGGCCGATCCGCCGCCCATGATCTGTGCCCGCGCGGCGTTCGGGCCGATGATCGCGATCGACGCGAGTTCGTCCACCGCCAGCGGCAGCAGCGAGGTGTCGCCGACCGGCGCGTTGCGCAGGAGCACCATCGACTCCGCCGACGCTCTGCGGGCCAAGGGCCGGTGTTCGGGCAGGTCGATCGACTCCTCACCCGCCGGGACGTCGTCGAACGCGCCGATGCGCTCGAAGGTCGACAGGACGGTCCCGCGAGCACGTCGAGGGTCTCCAGGTCCACCTGCCGGTCGCGGACCGCGGCGGCCAGCGCCGAGCCGTAGGCCCGGTCACCGGCGGGCATCTCGACGTTGAGTCCCGCGTCGGCCGAGGCGACCGTGTCCGCGCCGGCCACCCAGTCGGTCGTGACGAACCCGTCGAAGCCCCACTCGCCGCGCAGGGACGTCGGTCAGCAGCCGCCGCTGTTCGGTGCAGTAGCGGCCGTTGAGGCGGTTGTAGCCCGTCATGACGCCCAGCGTCCGGCCCTCGGTGACGGCGAGCTCGAACGGCACCAGGTACCGCCTCGGCGGCGAAGGCCAACGCCGTCGCCCGCCCGATCCCGCCGCCGGCCCCGGTGACGAACGCGACCTTCCCCGCGAACCGATCACTATCCGTCTCCGCCATGTCGTCCTCCGTTCGGGTTCGCCGTCGGCCAACGCCGCCGGATCAGGGGTGCAGCAGGACCTTGATGGCGCGGCGCTCGTCCATGGCGGCGTAGCCTTCCGCGGCCTCGTCGAGCGGCAGTTCCAGGTCGAACACCCTGCCCGGGTTGATCCGACGGTTCCAGATCCGGTCGACGAGGTCGGGCAGGAAGCGGCGGACGGGCGCGGGGCCGCCGTGCAGGTGGACGTGGGAGAAGAACAGCTCCATCCCGGGCAGGGAGACCTCGTGGGCAACGCCGACGTAGCCGACGTGTCCGCCGGGGCGGGTGGAGCCGATGGCCTGCATCATCGACTCCTGGGTGCCGACGGCCTCGATCACCGAGTGCGCGCCCAGGCCGTTGGTCAGGTCCTTGATCTGCTGGATGCCGGCGTCGCCGCGTTCGGTGACGATGTCGGTGGCGCCGAACTCCAGGGCCAGCTTCTGCCGCGGCTCGTGGCGGCTCATCGCGATGATCCGCTCGGCGCCGAGCTCCTTGGCGGCGAGCACGCCGAGCAGCCCGACGGCGCCGTCGCCGACCACCGCGACGGTCTTGCCGGGCCCGGCCTCGGCGGCGACGGCTGCGAACCAGCCGGTGCCCAGGACGTCGGAGGCGGCAAGGAAATCCGGGACCAGGTCGGCGTCGGGGACGTCAGGGGTGGCGACCAGGGTTCCGTCGGCCAGCGGCACCCGCGTCAGCTCGGCCTGTGCGCCATCGGGAGCGCCAGGTTGGCGGTGGATGCAGGAGGAGTGGTATCCGGCCCGGCAGATCTCGCAGGTGTTGTCCGAGGCGAAGAATGACCCGACCGCGAACTGGCCCGGCTTGATGCTGGTGACCTCGGGACCGACATCCTCGACGATGCCGGCGTACTCGTGCCCCATCGGGCGGGGCCCGTCGAGGGCTTCGATGCCCCAGTAGGGCCACAGGTCCGACCCGCAGATGCAGGTCGCCGACAACCGGATGATCGCATCTCGGCTCCACGATGGTCGGCTCGGGCCGGTCCTCGATCCGAACCTCGCCGGGGGCGGTCATGACGGCGACGCGCATGGCACAGCACTCCTCACAGATCAGTTGGCAAACGGGTCCGGGGCTGCCACCCGACCACGTACAGCCAGTCAACCCTCTCATCACTCGGCGAAGAAGTCCCTGTGGAGAGGTGCACTGGCAGGGCATCCCACGCCGCGTGCGTCGGTCGTACCGTAGAGGCCGTGGACAGCCGTGACGAGGTCCGCGAGTTCCTGACCTCGCGGCGCGCGAAGATCACCCCGCAGCAGGCCGGGTTGCCAGACGTCGGCAACCGCCGGGTGCCGGGGCTGCGCCGGGGTGAGGTCGCCGTCCTGGCCGGCATCAGCGTCGAGTACTACGCCAAGCTCGAGCGCGGCGCGATCGGCGGCGTCTCCGCCTCCGTCCTCGATGCGCTCGCACGCGCGCTGCAGCTCGACGACGCCGAACGGGCCCACCTGTTCCACCTCGCCCATGCCGCCGACGGCACCAGCGCCGGGATGCGACCCCGCCGCCGCCCCAGCACGCGCTGGACGCCCCGGCCGGGCCTGCAATGGGTGCTCGACGCGTTCAGTGGCCCGGCGATCGTCCGCAACGGCCGGATGGATCTGCTCGCCACCAACCACCTCGGCCGCGCCATGTATGCCTCCGTCTACGACGCCACGGTCGGCGACCAGCCCAACTTCGCCCGCTTCACCTTCCTCGACCTCGACGCCGCGCACGACTTCTATTCCGACTGGGAGGGTGCCGCCGACACCTGCGTCGCGATCCTGCGTACCGAAGCCGGCCGTGACCCGCACGACAAGGACCTTCACGACCTCGTCGGTGAGCTGTCCACCCGAAGTGACGACTTCCGCCGCCGCTGGAGCACCCACAACGTCCGCTACCACGGCGCCGGAACCAAGCACTTCCACCACTGCGATGTCGGCGATCTCGAGCTCGCCTACGAGAGCGTCGACATGATCTCCGACCCCGGCCTCACGCTCACGCTCTACGCTGCCGAACCCGCCTCACCGACCGCCCGCGCTCTCGACCTCCTCGCCTCCTGGACCAGCACCCCCACCGACACCGACACGAGCATCACCCGCTGACCAGTCACGGCCACGCCCGCCGACCGTCGAGAGAACCGGTGGAGGCGACTGACAGTGAGCATCGCGATCCACCGCGTCGCGATCACCCAGCTGACCTGCCACCGCCGACGAGGCCGAGGCCGCCACCGGAACCCGCAGGGCGCGCAAGCGCTTCAAGACCGCCGACGACCACCAGGCCCTGCAAGGTAGCCCGCCACGTCACCGAGACCGCACGCGACGTCGCC is part of the Euzebyales bacterium genome and encodes:
- the sulP gene encoding sulfate permease, with translation MTVTRSIGWRRVRRTVAGWPGVHVIRTYRREWLATDVVAGLALTALLVPQGLAYAELAGLPAVTGLYTTVLALAAYAVFGPSRLLVLGPDSALAPLIAAAVVPLAAGDAARAVALGAMLALLTGTICLATGVARLGAITELLSKPVRVGYINGIAVVVLVSQLPKLLGFSVAADGFIADVPAVIAGVAGGRVNMVAAALGVSSLVVMLVAPRVSPRIPGVLIATVVATALVATLELAADGIPVVGALPAGLPAPALPRIGIGDLATLSVAAVGVAIVALADTAALSTTFAAKLGEPVDPNREIMALGAANLAAGAFQGFPMSASSSRTAVASSIGAKTQLTGVIGAIGIVGLLVLAHDLLADLPSATLAAIVVVASFGLFDLAEMRWLWDVRRSEFVLSLAALLGVTLVGVIEGLGIAIALSLGDFVRRAWRPHDAVLGRIDGRRGYHDVERHPEAAQIPGLIIFRFDAPIFFANAGHFERQLARVMRSADGPLRWVVLAAEPVTDIDTTAAEMLGDILDEFDRRGIRLVFAELKGPVKDRLRTYGLYERIGDEHFYPTLGRATSGYLAATGVHWVDWTNR
- a CDS encoding zinc-dependent alcohol dehydrogenase family protein — translated: MIRLSATCICGSDLWPYWGIEALDGPRPMGHEYAGIVEDVGPEVTSIKPGQFAVGSFFASDNTCEICRAGYHSSCIHRQPGAPDGAQAELTRVPLADGTLVATPDVPDADLVPDFLAASDVLGTGWFAAVAAEAGPGKTVAVVGDGAVGLLGVLAAKELGAERIIAMSRHEPRQKLALEFGATDIVTERGDAGIQQIKDLTNGLGAHSVIEAVGTQESMMQAIGSTRPGGHVGYVGVAHEVSLPGMELFFSHVHLHGGPAPVRRFLPDLVDRIWNRRINPGRVFDLELPLDEAAEGYAAMDERRAIKVLLHP
- a CDS encoding helix-turn-helix transcriptional regulator, whose translation is MDSRDEVREFLTSRRAKITPQQAGLPDVGNRRVPGLRRGEVAVLAGISVEYYAKLERGAIGGVSASVLDALARALQLDDAERAHLFHLAHAADGTSAGMRPRRRPSTRWTPRPGLQWVLDAFSGPAIVRNGRMDLLATNHLGRAMYASVYDATVGDQPNFARFTFLDLDAAHDFYSDWEGAADTCVAILRTEAGRDPHDKDLHDLVGELSTRSDDFRRRWSTHNVRYHGAGTKHFHHCDVGDLELAYESVDMISDPGLTLTLYAAEPASPTARALDLLASWTSTPTDTDTSITR